The following are encoded in a window of Nakamurella sp. A5-74 genomic DNA:
- a CDS encoding chorismate mutase yields the protein MRTTMDTVPEQPIDLPTIAVPIDQDGIDVLRIEIDQIDAELLTLVKRRTAISHAIGDARASIGGPRVVYSREMAILDRFRDLGQAGTDLGMLLLSLGRGKLGRSR from the coding sequence ATGAGGACCACCATGGACACCGTGCCCGAACAGCCGATCGACCTGCCGACGATCGCCGTGCCGATCGACCAGGACGGGATCGACGTCCTGCGCATCGAGATCGACCAGATCGATGCCGAGTTGCTGACCCTGGTCAAGCGCCGCACCGCCATCTCGCACGCCATCGGCGACGCGCGCGCGTCCATCGGCGGTCCCCGTGTCGTCTACTCGCGGGAGATGGCCATCCTGGATCGCTTCCGCGACCTCGGACAGGCCGGCACCGACCTGGGCATGCTGTTGCTCTCCCTGGGCCGCGGAAAACTTGGTCGCTCTCGCTGA
- a CDS encoding response regulator transcription factor — protein sequence MGDTARRRPVRVFLVDDHALFRSGVKAELAALNDDRIEIVGEAGSVDEAVVRIDRERPDVVLLDVHMPDGGGRAVLDRISGTEPRVMFLALSVSDAAEDVINVIRGGARGYVTKTISAPELADAIVRVAADDAVFSPRLAGFVLDAFSQRPGATPVSDPELDLLSPREREVLKLLARGYAYKEIAAQLFISIKTVETHVSSVLRKTQKSNRYELSRWATDRRLV from the coding sequence GTGGGTGACACGGCGCGGCGCAGACCGGTGCGGGTGTTCCTGGTCGACGACCACGCACTGTTCCGCAGCGGGGTGAAGGCCGAGCTCGCGGCCTTGAACGACGACCGGATCGAGATCGTCGGCGAGGCCGGATCCGTCGACGAGGCTGTGGTCCGCATCGATCGTGAACGACCGGACGTCGTGCTGCTCGACGTGCACATGCCCGACGGCGGCGGCCGCGCCGTGCTCGACCGGATCTCCGGAACCGAGCCGCGGGTGATGTTCCTGGCGCTGTCGGTGTCCGACGCGGCTGAGGACGTCATCAACGTCATCCGCGGTGGTGCGCGCGGCTACGTCACCAAGACGATCTCGGCTCCGGAACTGGCCGACGCGATCGTGCGGGTCGCCGCGGACGACGCCGTGTTCTCACCCCGGCTGGCCGGGTTCGTGCTCGATGCTTTCTCGCAACGTCCCGGTGCCACCCCGGTGAGCGATCCGGAACTGGATCTGCTGTCGCCGCGCGAACGGGAGGTGCTGAAGCTGCTGGCGCGCGGGTACGCCTACAAGGAGATCGCGGCCCAGCTGTTCATCTCGATCAAGACCGTGGAGACGCACGTGTCGTCGGTGCTCCGCAAGACGCAGAAGTCCAACCGGTACGAGCTCAGCAGGTGGGCCACCGACCGACGACTGGTCTGA
- a CDS encoding UvrD-helicase domain-containing protein: protein MTGLFEIPPSTPAAPATGRSVRGTRRSAADPADPAGHRTAEGEALLAGLNGQQRAAVEHRGAPLLVVAGAGSGKTRVLTRRIAYLLAAGGAQPGEILAITFTNKAAAEMRERVADLIGGRARAMWVSTFHSMCVRILRSESTHLGIKSSFTIYDSADSLRLVQLVANDLDLDTKKTTARSLAAAISNLKNELIDPATAAERAESDIEKVTAEVYAGYQSRLRAATAFDFDDLIMETVSLLQAFPAVAEHYHRRFRHVLVDEYQDTNHAQYTLIRELVGVPTVPPDASAVDRGEVVPTPGSVPIAELVVVGDADQSIYAFRGATIRNIVEFERDFPDAATILLEQNYRSTQNILSAANAVISQNADRRAKSLWTAEGDGEKIVGYVGDNEHDEARFIAQEIDKLVDAGACRYGDVAVFYRTNAASRAVEDIFVRTGLPYRIVGGLRFYERKEVKDILAYLRAVSNPDDEVSLRRVLNTPKRGIGDRAEAQVSVFAEQERIPFADALRRVDEIPSLATRSRSAITGFNELMAGLTAVVGEGGDPADLAAAVLDRTGYRAELEASDDPQDGSRLENVEQLVTVLREQVENLLAARQSAAEAAAAEEGATEEEVGALIAANEDLITALDGPAMLSGVMEQLSLVADADSVPDSEDGVVTLMTLHTAKGLEFPVVFLTGMEDGMFPHLRALGDDRELSEERRLAYVGITRARLRLYLSRAVTRSAWGNPSSNPPSRFLDAIPEELLDWRRIVTTKRFIDRDDPFADGGFGGGWGDGSRRSSPVTASRFAGDSRGFGDRVPSRGAGLRGSKPALELRVGDRVSHDKYGLGTVKTVEGIGVRATATIDFGGAGTIRLMLIGGVPMVKL, encoded by the coding sequence ATGACTGGTCTGTTCGAGATTCCCCCGTCCACCCCTGCCGCACCGGCCACGGGTCGTTCCGTGCGCGGCACCCGGCGTAGCGCTGCCGACCCAGCCGATCCAGCCGGCCATCGGACAGCGGAGGGTGAGGCCCTGTTGGCGGGTCTCAACGGTCAGCAGCGCGCCGCCGTCGAGCACCGTGGCGCACCGCTGCTCGTGGTGGCCGGTGCCGGCTCGGGCAAGACCAGGGTGCTCACCCGCCGGATCGCCTACCTGCTGGCAGCCGGGGGAGCCCAGCCGGGCGAGATCCTGGCGATCACCTTCACCAACAAGGCCGCCGCAGAGATGCGCGAGCGGGTCGCCGACCTCATCGGCGGGCGGGCCAGGGCGATGTGGGTGTCCACCTTCCACTCGATGTGCGTGCGGATCCTGCGCTCGGAATCGACGCACCTCGGGATCAAGTCGAGCTTCACCATCTACGACTCCGCCGACTCGCTGCGGCTGGTGCAGCTCGTGGCCAATGATCTCGACCTGGACACGAAGAAGACCACCGCCCGCTCGTTGGCGGCGGCCATCTCGAATCTGAAGAACGAACTGATCGATCCGGCGACCGCTGCCGAGCGGGCCGAGAGCGACATCGAGAAGGTCACGGCGGAGGTCTACGCCGGCTATCAGTCCCGGCTGCGAGCCGCCACCGCCTTCGACTTCGACGACCTGATCATGGAGACGGTCTCACTGCTGCAGGCCTTTCCGGCCGTGGCCGAGCACTACCACCGCCGGTTCCGGCACGTGCTGGTCGACGAGTACCAGGACACGAACCACGCCCAGTACACGCTGATCCGCGAACTGGTCGGGGTCCCCACGGTCCCGCCGGATGCATCCGCGGTCGACCGCGGTGAGGTCGTCCCGACACCCGGCAGCGTTCCGATCGCCGAGCTGGTGGTGGTCGGCGATGCCGACCAGTCGATCTACGCCTTCCGCGGCGCGACGATCCGCAACATCGTCGAGTTCGAGCGTGACTTTCCCGACGCCGCAACGATTCTGCTGGAGCAGAACTACCGCTCCACGCAGAACATCCTGTCCGCCGCCAACGCGGTGATCTCGCAGAACGCCGACCGCAGGGCGAAGAGCCTGTGGACCGCGGAGGGCGACGGGGAGAAGATCGTCGGTTATGTCGGCGACAACGAGCACGACGAGGCCCGCTTCATCGCCCAGGAGATCGACAAGCTGGTCGACGCCGGAGCCTGCCGGTACGGCGACGTCGCGGTGTTCTATCGCACCAACGCCGCCTCACGAGCGGTGGAGGACATCTTCGTCCGCACGGGTCTGCCGTATCGCATCGTCGGCGGGTTGCGCTTCTACGAGCGCAAGGAGGTGAAGGACATCCTGGCGTACCTGCGTGCCGTGTCGAACCCGGACGACGAGGTGTCGCTGCGTCGGGTGCTCAACACCCCCAAGCGGGGGATCGGTGATCGCGCCGAGGCCCAGGTGTCGGTGTTCGCCGAGCAGGAGCGCATCCCGTTCGCCGACGCGCTCCGTCGGGTGGACGAGATTCCCTCCCTGGCAACACGTTCCCGGTCGGCCATCACCGGGTTCAACGAATTGATGGCCGGTCTCACCGCAGTGGTCGGCGAGGGCGGCGACCCCGCTGATCTGGCGGCTGCGGTGCTCGACCGCACCGGCTACCGTGCCGAGCTGGAGGCCAGCGACGACCCGCAGGACGGTTCCCGGCTGGAGAACGTCGAACAGTTGGTGACGGTGCTGCGCGAGCAGGTGGAGAACCTGCTCGCCGCCCGCCAGAGCGCCGCAGAAGCGGCGGCTGCCGAAGAGGGCGCGACCGAGGAGGAGGTCGGTGCACTGATCGCTGCGAACGAGGATCTGATCACGGCGCTCGACGGTCCCGCGATGCTGTCCGGAGTGATGGAGCAGCTCTCTTTGGTGGCCGACGCGGATTCGGTGCCCGATTCGGAGGACGGGGTCGTCACCCTGATGACGCTGCACACCGCGAAGGGGCTGGAGTTCCCGGTGGTGTTCCTCACCGGCATGGAGGACGGCATGTTCCCGCACCTGCGCGCACTCGGTGACGACCGTGAGCTCAGCGAGGAACGACGGCTCGCCTACGTCGGCATCACCCGGGCCCGTCTCCGGCTCTACCTCAGCCGGGCGGTCACCAGGTCGGCATGGGGGAACCCGTCCTCCAACCCGCCGTCGCGGTTCCTGGACGCCATCCCCGAGGAGCTCCTGGACTGGCGCCGGATCGTCACCACCAAGCGGTTCATCGACCGGGACGACCCGTTCGCCGACGGCGGTTTCGGTGGCGGCTGGGGCGACGGTTCGCGCCGTTCGTCACCGGTCACCGCGAGTCGGTTCGCCGGCGACAGCAGGGGTTTCGGCGATCGGGTGCCCTCCCGCGGCGCCGGACTGCGCGGTTCCAAGCCCGCGCTCGAACTGCGGGTCGGCGACCGGGTGTCCCACGACAAGTACGGGCTCGGCACAGTGAAGACGGTCGAGGGGATCGGGGTCCGAGCCACCGCGACCATCGACTTCGGCGGCGCCGGCACCATCCGGCTCATGCTGATCGGCGGCGTGCCGATGGTGAAGCTCTAG
- a CDS encoding peptidase C39 family protein yields the protein MSTPGHSASAAEPRAAASLAGAAAAPAGGPQITTQHWRGLLSYARGSWSGVVPNLHGSLQLRPFGPLPTREYTDPFGAGAAKKYSYGSWTSPIVRTGYPIDEAVASWNATTPTGTFVETTFRGKLADGSWTKWYVLGRWASGDDFAAGDIHRTSLDGQGDDDATVYTDTFSARTGKEPVAYQSRVTLLKPLGSKTSPTLDGLSTMTSELLSKTAPPTSTFTLGRSVELDVPPYAQNIHRGEYPEFGGGGEVWCSPTSSSMVLGYWAKKNPKYGVPASELVGIDAPNGDPVVPYAAINTWDYTYEGSGNWPFNTAYTHRFGMNSFVTRLRSLAEAEKFIAAGIPVITSQSWKLADMPEAGYASNGHLMVLIGFTAAGDPIMNDPAANSDADVRSVYTRHNFEKIWQQSTGGVVYVNVPPGTKLPANSPGLTRNW from the coding sequence GTGAGCACCCCGGGACACTCCGCATCCGCGGCCGAGCCGCGAGCTGCGGCGAGCCTCGCCGGCGCTGCCGCAGCTCCCGCCGGCGGACCGCAGATCACCACCCAGCACTGGCGCGGCCTGCTGTCCTATGCCAGGGGCAGCTGGAGCGGCGTGGTGCCGAACCTGCACGGCTCCTTGCAGTTGCGACCCTTCGGACCGCTTCCCACCCGGGAGTACACCGACCCGTTCGGGGCCGGTGCGGCCAAGAAGTACAGCTACGGCAGCTGGACGTCACCGATCGTCCGCACCGGGTACCCGATCGACGAGGCCGTCGCATCGTGGAACGCCACCACACCCACCGGCACCTTCGTGGAGACGACCTTCCGCGGCAAGCTCGCCGACGGCAGTTGGACGAAGTGGTACGTGCTGGGTCGATGGGCGAGCGGCGACGATTTCGCTGCCGGAGACATCCACCGCACCTCCCTCGACGGTCAGGGCGACGACGACGCCACCGTCTACACCGACACGTTCTCCGCCAGGACCGGCAAGGAGCCGGTGGCCTACCAGAGCAGGGTGACCCTGCTGAAACCGCTGGGCAGCAAGACATCTCCGACCCTGGACGGTCTGTCCACGATGACCAGCGAGCTGTTGTCCAAGACGGCACCGCCGACGAGCACCTTCACCCTCGGCCGCTCGGTCGAGCTGGACGTCCCGCCGTACGCGCAGAACATCCACCGGGGCGAGTACCCGGAGTTCGGTGGCGGCGGTGAGGTCTGGTGCTCCCCCACGTCGTCGTCCATGGTGCTGGGCTACTGGGCGAAGAAAAACCCGAAGTACGGCGTCCCCGCGTCCGAGCTCGTCGGTATCGACGCACCGAACGGCGACCCGGTGGTGCCGTACGCGGCGATCAACACCTGGGACTACACCTACGAGGGCAGCGGCAACTGGCCGTTCAACACCGCCTACACCCACCGGTTCGGGATGAACTCCTTCGTCACCAGGCTTCGCTCGCTCGCCGAGGCGGAGAAGTTCATCGCCGCCGGCATCCCGGTGATCACGTCGCAGTCGTGGAAGCTCGCGGACATGCCCGAGGCGGGCTACGCCAGCAACGGTCACCTGATGGTTCTGATCGGCTTCACCGCCGCCGGCGACCCGATCATGAACGACCCGGCCGCCAACTCCGACGCGGACGTGCGCAGCGTCTACACCCGGCACAACTTCGAGAAGATCTGGCAGCAGTCGACCGGCGGGGTCGTGTACGTCAACGTGCCGCCGGGAACGAAGCTGCCCGCGAACTCACCCGGTCTGACGCGCAACTGGTGA
- a CDS encoding helix-turn-helix domain-containing protein gives MMVLDAPAPPWTGPAPTLPSGRPQHRVAVLALEGAVAFEIGLPHRFLTTAPSLPGWPGAVEGLSGYDTVVCTVGDRPVLTSAGYAISPTASSAAVAAADTVIIPGFTHSNTARTTGQLEPEVRALLATARPDVRWMSICTGAFALAAAGLLDGRRATTHWAHADDLIRLFPAVDVDPSVLFVDDVFDGDVFDGDGATGRLPRVVTAAGNAAGIDALLHLVRSDHGSAMANKVARSAVVAPWRDGGQAQFIERVLPTGRAEATLEPTRRWALGRLETGVDLPALAEHAGVSVRTLTRRFREETGETAGRWLTRARTDLARNLLEGSDLPVERVAARAGFGTTAALRLNLGAETGLSPIAYRRRFRVGAGR, from the coding sequence ATGATGGTCCTCGATGCTCCGGCACCTCCCTGGACGGGCCCGGCGCCGACCCTGCCGAGCGGTCGACCGCAGCACCGGGTCGCAGTACTGGCCCTCGAGGGCGCCGTCGCCTTCGAGATCGGTCTCCCCCACCGGTTCCTGACCACCGCACCCTCGCTGCCCGGCTGGCCGGGAGCGGTCGAAGGACTGTCCGGCTACGACACCGTCGTGTGCACCGTCGGCGACCGGCCGGTGCTGACCTCGGCCGGCTACGCCATCTCGCCGACGGCGTCCAGCGCAGCGGTCGCGGCCGCGGACACCGTCATCATCCCGGGGTTCACCCACTCGAACACTGCCCGCACCACCGGGCAGCTCGAGCCCGAGGTGCGGGCGCTGCTGGCCACCGCGCGTCCTGACGTCCGGTGGATGTCGATCTGCACCGGCGCTTTCGCGCTGGCAGCGGCCGGTCTGCTGGACGGGCGCCGGGCCACCACACACTGGGCGCACGCCGACGACCTGATCCGACTGTTCCCCGCTGTGGACGTCGACCCCTCCGTGCTCTTCGTCGACGACGTGTTCGACGGAGACGTGTTCGACGGAGACGGAGCCACCGGGAGGCTGCCGCGGGTGGTCACTGCCGCCGGCAACGCCGCGGGCATCGACGCTCTGCTCCACCTGGTGCGCTCGGACCACGGCAGCGCGATGGCGAACAAGGTGGCCAGGAGCGCCGTGGTCGCGCCGTGGCGGGACGGTGGTCAGGCGCAGTTCATCGAACGAGTGCTGCCGACCGGACGCGCCGAAGCGACGCTCGAACCCACCCGCCGGTGGGCGCTGGGCCGACTGGAGACGGGGGTCGACCTACCGGCGCTGGCCGAACACGCGGGTGTTTCCGTGCGCACCCTCACCCGCCGCTTCCGTGAGGAGACCGGCGAGACGGCAGGACGCTGGCTGACCAGGGCCCGGACCGATCTGGCGCGGAACCTGCTGGAGGGCAGCGATCTCCCGGTCGAGCGGGTGGCCGCACGAGCCGGGTTCGGCACCACCGCCGCCCTCCGGTTGAACCTGGGTGCCGAGACCGGGCTGTCCCCGATCGCGTACCGCCGACGGTTCCGGGTGGGCGCCGGCCGCTGA